In one Buchnera aphidicola (Uroleucon sonchi) genomic region, the following are encoded:
- a CDS encoding YciC family protein, which produces MRITVRELYHDTYYFFSKQIKMIIFISISVTFLNIFLEMLFQPDMHISSIIENNHFINANSLLELINNMNIYEKHQLLKYSIVKIMIFLASKTILTSSIITLILFLSNMIKDSIISLIYSFLSFLPSLFMLNFLTVIIIQLGLMLFVVPGVLLSIILPLSPIILSFKHGGLISSIRTSMYLSWKHIKIIGPGVLFWIFGKFFITILFLSYMHVMNKNIILFMLNISINIIFSILIIYLFRFYMIFIRS; this is translated from the coding sequence ATGCGAATTACAGTAAGAGAATTATATCATGATACATATTACTTTTTTTCTAAACAGATAAAAATGATTATATTTATATCTATATCAGTTACATTTTTAAATATATTTCTGGAAATGTTATTTCAGCCAGATATGCATATTTCATCTATTATAGAAAATAATCATTTTATTAATGCAAATTCATTATTAGAATTAATTAATAATATGAATATATACGAAAAACATCAATTATTAAAATATTCTATTGTAAAAATTATGATCTTTCTAGCAAGTAAAACAATTTTAACCAGTAGTATTATAACTTTAATTTTATTTTTATCTAATATGATAAAAGATTCAATTATTTCATTAATATATTCCTTTTTATCTTTTTTGCCTAGTTTATTTATGTTAAATTTTTTAACTGTTATTATTATACAATTAGGATTAATGTTATTTGTTGTTCCAGGAGTTTTATTATCAATTATATTGCCTTTATCTCCTATTATTTTATCTTTTAAGCATGGTGGTTTGATAAGTTCTATTCGTACGAGTATGTACTTATCTTGGAAACATATAAAAATAATAGGACCAGGAGTTTTATTTTGGATATTTGGAAAATTTTTTATAACAATTCTATTTCTTTCTTATATGCATGTAATGAATAAAAACATTATACTATTTATGCTCAATATCAGCATAAATATAATTTTTTCTATTTTAATTATATACTTATTTCGATTTTATATGATTTTTATACGTTCCTAG
- the yciA gene encoding acyl-CoA thioester hydrolase YciA, with product MLEHNKLPKGIIVLKTLSMPEHTNSNGDIFGGWIMSQMDMGGAILAKEISGGKVATVRVNSVNFLKFISVGDILNCYGRCIKLGKSSININIEIWIKKIYSQPLGQYYCAVEAEFIYVAIDDTGKPRELLPMSII from the coding sequence ATGCTAGAACATAATAAATTACCAAAAGGTATAATAGTGTTAAAAACACTATCAATGCCTGAACATACTAATTCTAATGGAGATATTTTTGGTGGTTGGATTATGTCTCAAATGGATATGGGTGGTGCAATATTAGCAAAAGAAATTTCAGGAGGAAAAGTTGCTACAGTGAGAGTTAATAGCGTAAATTTTTTAAAATTTATATCAGTTGGTGACATTTTAAATTGTTATGGACGTTGCATTAAACTTGGCAAAAGTTCTATTAATATCAATATAGAGATTTGGATAAAAAAAATTTATTCTCAACCATTAGGTCAATATTACTGTGCTGTAGAAGCAGAATTTATTTATGTAGCTATTGATGATACAGGAAAACCACGTGAATTATTACCTATGAGCATTATTTAA
- the trpB gene encoding tryptophan synthase subunit beta, which produces MTLMNSYFGQFGGMFVPQILVPALLQLEKNFISTYQSSDFQKEINDLLKNYAGRPTPLTLCKNLTQDTNTRLYLKREDLLHGGAHKTNQVLGQALLAIRMNKKEIIAETGAGQHGVATAMICSLFNLKCRIYMGSKDIERQNSNVLRMKLMGAEVISVTDGTGTLKDACNAALRDWSGTYQTSHYMIGTAAGPHPYPTIVREFQKIIGQETRKQILEYENSLPDSIIACVGGGSNAIGIFSDFINDSVSLIGVEPAGYGIETGKHGAPLKHGRTGIYFGMKSYLMQNTEGQIKESWSISAGLDFPSVGPEHAWLNSINRAQYVSIDDKEAIYAYQMLCKKEGIIPALESSHALAYALKLIHREPRKKQVLIVNLSGRGDKDLSTVCNFLKKEKYNESIPKNV; this is translated from the coding sequence ATGACTTTAATGAATTCTTATTTTGGTCAATTTGGCGGTATGTTTGTTCCTCAAATACTTGTTCCAGCTTTATTACAACTAGAAAAAAATTTTATTTCTACTTATCAAAGTTCTGACTTTCAAAAAGAAATTAATGATTTATTAAAAAATTATGCTGGTCGACCTACTCCATTAACTTTATGTAAAAATTTAACTCAAGACACAAATACTCGTTTATATCTTAAACGAGAAGATTTATTACATGGTGGAGCACATAAAACGAATCAAGTTTTAGGGCAAGCTTTATTAGCGATTAGAATGAATAAAAAAGAAATTATTGCAGAAACTGGAGCTGGACAACATGGAGTAGCTACTGCAATGATCTGTTCATTATTTAATTTAAAATGTAGAATTTATATGGGAAGTAAAGATATTGAAAGGCAAAATTCTAATGTATTACGTATGAAATTAATGGGTGCTGAAGTAATTTCAGTCACAGATGGTACAGGTACTTTAAAAGATGCATGTAATGCAGCATTACGTGACTGGTCAGGAACTTATCAAACATCTCATTATATGATTGGAACTGCAGCTGGACCGCATCCTTATCCTACTATTGTTCGTGAATTTCAAAAAATTATTGGTCAAGAAACTAGAAAACAAATTTTAGAATATGAAAATAGTTTACCAGATTCAATTATTGCATGCGTAGGAGGAGGTTCTAATGCAATTGGTATATTTTCCGATTTTATTAACGATTCAGTAAGTTTAATTGGAGTAGAGCCAGCTGGGTATGGAATTGAAACAGGAAAACACGGAGCACCATTAAAACATGGCCGAACTGGTATCTATTTTGGTATGAAATCATATTTAATGCAAAATACAGAAGGTCAAATTAAAGAATCTTGGTCTATATCTGCAGGGCTAGATTTTCCATCAGTTGGGCCTGAACATGCTTGGCTAAATAGCATTAATCGCGCTCAATATGTTTCGATTGATGATAAAGAAGCAATATATGCATATCAAATGTTATGTAAAAAAGAGGGGATTATTCCTGCTTTAGAATCTTCTCATGCTTTAGCTTATGCATTAAAATTAATTCATAGAGAGCCTAGAAAAAAACAAGTTTTGATTGTGAATCTTTCTGGTCGCGGTGATAAAGATCTGTCTACTGTTTGTAATTTTTTAAAAAAAGAGAAATACAATGAATCGATACCAAAAAATGTTTAA
- the pyrF gene encoding orotidine-5'-phosphate decarboxylase: MLNPNLFKMPKIIIALDFCNKKSAMKLVNLLNPSIYYLKIGKEMFTILGCKFIKELHKLGFNIFLDLKFHDIPNTVFNATKAAADLGIWMLSVHASGGKKMLIAAKRALQSFKNNPPLLIAVTALTSLKEVELQEIGIQISLTEYILKLSKLSYDCGLDGIVCPGKEAKKIKFLLGNQCKIITPGIRISKDLLYDQNNIITPKEAKEFNIDYIVIGRSITMSKHPIKKLDLIVKSMQ; this comes from the coding sequence GTGTTGAATCCTAATTTATTTAAGATGCCAAAAATTATTATTGCATTAGATTTTTGCAATAAAAAATCAGCTATGAAATTAGTAAATCTTTTAAATCCATCTATATATTATTTAAAAATTGGAAAAGAAATGTTTACTATTTTAGGTTGTAAATTTATAAAAGAGTTACATAAACTGGGATTTAATATATTTCTTGACTTAAAATTTCATGATATCCCTAATACTGTTTTCAATGCTACAAAAGCAGCTGCAGATTTAGGAATATGGATGTTAAGCGTGCATGCTTCTGGTGGGAAAAAAATGTTAATTGCAGCAAAAAGAGCATTACAATCCTTTAAAAATAATCCTCCGTTATTAATTGCTGTTACAGCTTTAACTAGTTTAAAAGAAGTAGAATTACAAGAAATTGGAATACAAATTTCGTTAACAGAATATATTTTAAAATTATCTAAATTATCTTATGATTGTGGTTTAGATGGAATTGTATGTCCAGGAAAAGAAGCAAAAAAAATTAAATTTTTATTAGGTAATCAATGTAAAATTATCACTCCAGGTATTAGAATTTCTAAAGACTTACTTTATGATCAGAATAATATTATCACTCCTAAAGAAGCAAAAGAATTTAATATAGATTATATAGTAATAGGTCGATCTATTACAATGTCAAAACATCCAATTAAAAAATTAGATTTAATTGTTAAATCTATGCAATAA
- the trpA gene encoding tryptophan synthase subunit alpha translates to MNRYQKMFNKLNILKEGCFVPFVVLGDPSLEISIKIINTLIANGADALEIGIPFSDPLADGPIIQKANLRALSQKQNFLKYFKMLKKIRKTNINMPIGILIYANLVYNCGINNFYLQCANSGLDSVLIADVPIEESKVFYNAANKYQINSIFICPPDADDDFLYNLSLYAQGYIYVLSRPGVTGIKDPIISLSNEFINRIKKYNSLPLLQGFGITNVVQVKNAISSGLSGVICGSAIIDIIEKYLSKEDQMIKEIKKFIQLLKFATQLK, encoded by the coding sequence ATGAATCGATACCAAAAAATGTTTAATAAATTAAATATTTTAAAAGAAGGATGTTTTGTACCTTTTGTAGTATTAGGAGATCCTTCTTTAGAAATTTCAATTAAAATTATTAATACATTAATTGCAAATGGAGCAGATGCTTTAGAAATCGGAATTCCATTTTCAGATCCATTAGCTGATGGGCCAATTATTCAAAAAGCAAATTTACGTGCTTTATCTCAAAAACAGAATTTTTTAAAATATTTTAAGATGTTAAAAAAGATACGTAAAACAAACATAAATATGCCTATTGGAATTTTAATATATGCTAATCTTGTATATAATTGCGGAATTAATAATTTTTATTTACAATGCGCTAATTCTGGATTAGATTCTGTTCTTATAGCCGATGTGCCTATTGAAGAATCAAAAGTATTTTATAATGCGGCAAATAAATATCAAATTAATTCTATTTTTATTTGCCCTCCAGATGCAGATGATGATTTTTTATATAATCTTTCTTTATATGCTCAAGGATATATTTATGTATTATCTCGACCTGGAGTAACTGGAATAAAAGATCCAATCATATCATTATCGAATGAATTTATAAATAGGATTAAAAAATATAATTCTCTACCTTTATTACAAGGTTTTGGAATTACTAATGTTGTACAAGTCAAAAATGCTATATCATCTGGTTTATCTGGTGTAATTTGTGGTTCAGCAATTATAGATATTATTGAAAAATATTTAAGTAAAGAAGATCAAATGATAAAAGAAATAAAAAAATTTATTCAATTATTAAAATTTGCTACACAACTAAAATGA
- a CDS encoding septation protein A yields MKQILNILQMLIFFIVYKYCNIFIASGSLVLTSGCICLFYWIFYNQIDKINIFSFLMISLFSFLTILFHNAQFIKWKITIIYIIFATVLFISQFFTNKPIMQTFLEKDIKIPHQHWRKINFFWLIFFLCCAVLNIYISLYCSEANWVIFKVFGLTILTLILILVTGIYINYIKFKKK; encoded by the coding sequence ATGAAACAAATACTAAATATATTACAAATGTTGATATTTTTTATAGTTTATAAATATTGTAATATTTTTATAGCTTCTGGTTCTTTAGTTCTTACATCAGGATGTATATGTCTTTTTTATTGGATTTTTTATAACCAAATTGATAAAATAAATATTTTTAGTTTTTTAATGATTTCATTATTTAGTTTTTTAACAATATTATTTCATAATGCTCAATTTATCAAATGGAAAATCACAATAATTTATATTATTTTTGCAACTGTATTATTTATTAGTCAATTTTTTACAAATAAACCAATCATGCAAACATTTTTAGAAAAAGATATAAAAATACCTCATCAGCATTGGCGGAAAATTAATTTCTTTTGGTTAATATTTTTTTTATGCTGCGCTGTTTTAAATATTTATATATCATTATATTGTTCAGAAGCAAATTGGGTAATATTTAAAGTATTTGGATTAACAATTTTAACATTGATTTTAATTTTAGTAACAGGGATTTATATAAATTACATAAAATTTAAAAAAAAATAA
- the cls gene encoding cardiolipin synthase codes for MNIFYNLIKYFLFLTYWLLIANISFRVLMKRRNIPASMSWLLTIYIIPFIGISIWFFFGELYLGKRQKKIANRIWSISNTCLNELKSYKHIFQTHNSEVANSLFQLCKHRQGISGIKSNQIKLLSNTKDIMQMLIRDIYLARKNIEMVFYIWKPGGIADDVALALIDSAQRGIHCRLMLDSIGSIEFFQSPWLDIMKQSGIQVVEALQFNLSRIFLRRIDVRQHRKIVLIDNYIVYSGSMNLVDPDLFKKSSGLGKWIDLMTRIEGPIAAAIGIIYSCDWEIETGLKILPQLPDKKISKNKFNINSSVQVIASGPGFPKNMIHQALLIAIYSAKTELIMTTPYLVPSEDLLQAICTAAQRGVNVSIIIPLCHDSILVKWASRVFFTELLEAGVKIYQFKKGLLHSKSILVDQQLSLIGTVNLDMRSLWLNFEITLVIDDSDFGYNLLTIQNEYISDSQLLDKKIWSMRSYWTRILEKIFYFLSPLL; via the coding sequence ATGAATATTTTCTATAATTTAATCAAATATTTCTTATTTTTAACATATTGGCTATTGATTGCAAATATTTCTTTTCGAGTCTTAATGAAGCGTCGTAATATACCTGCGTCTATGTCTTGGCTACTAACAATTTATATTATTCCCTTCATTGGTATTTCTATCTGGTTTTTTTTTGGTGAATTATATTTAGGGAAAAGACAAAAAAAAATTGCTAATAGAATTTGGTCTATATCTAATACATGTTTAAATGAACTCAAATCTTACAAACATATCTTTCAAACACATAATAGTGAAGTAGCTAATTCATTGTTTCAATTATGTAAGCATAGGCAAGGTATATCTGGTATTAAAAGTAATCAAATTAAATTATTGAGTAATACTAAAGATATTATGCAAATGTTAATACGTGATATTTATTTAGCACGTAAAAATATTGAAATGGTATTCTATATTTGGAAACCAGGAGGTATAGCAGATGATGTTGCTCTTGCTTTAATTGATTCTGCACAAAGAGGTATACATTGTAGATTAATGCTAGATTCTATAGGAAGTATTGAATTTTTTCAAAGTCCTTGGCTTGACATTATGAAACAATCTGGAATTCAAGTTGTAGAAGCACTTCAATTTAATTTATCGCGTATTTTTTTAAGACGTATTGATGTGCGACAACATAGAAAAATAGTTTTAATTGATAATTATATTGTGTATTCTGGTAGTATGAATCTTGTTGATCCTGATTTATTCAAAAAATCTTCTGGATTAGGAAAATGGATTGATTTAATGACTAGAATAGAAGGCCCTATTGCTGCAGCAATAGGTATTATTTACTCATGTGATTGGGAAATAGAAACAGGTTTAAAGATTTTACCTCAACTACCAGATAAAAAAATATCAAAAAATAAATTTAATATTAATTCTAGCGTACAAGTGATTGCATCTGGACCTGGTTTTCCTAAAAACATGATTCATCAAGCATTATTAATTGCCATTTATTCCGCTAAAACTGAATTAATCATGACAACTCCTTATTTGGTTCCGAGTGAAGATTTATTGCAAGCTATTTGTACTGCAGCTCAAAGAGGAGTTAATGTAAGCATCATTATACCATTATGTCATGATTCAATTTTAGTTAAGTGGGCTAGTAGAGTTTTTTTTACTGAATTATTAGAAGCGGGTGTGAAAATTTATCAATTTAAAAAAGGATTATTACATAGCAAAAGTATATTAGTTGATCAACAATTAAGTCTTATTGGTACTGTCAATTTAGACATGAGAAGTCTGTGGTTAAATTTTGAAATCACTTTAGTTATTGATGATAGTGATTTTGGATATAATTTATTAACTATACAAAATGAATATATTTCAGACTCACAATTATTAGATAAAAAAATTTGGTCTATGAGATCATATTGGACTAGAATTCTTGAAAAAATATTTTATTTTTTAAGTCCATTATTATAG
- the ribA gene encoding GTP cyclohydrolase II, which translates to MKLIEQSILPTPWGNFCIIGFEEQKNGKNHIALIYGKIKKNVPVLSRIHSECLTGDALFSLRCDCGAQLEMSMERISKEGSGVLIYHRQEGRNIGLLNKIKAYALQDKGLDTVQANQKLGFSADERDFSICASIFNILNIKKIRLLTNNPFKLQMLSDAGINIVERIPLITQKNSKNADYLQTKSEKMGHLLSE; encoded by the coding sequence ATGAAACTAATTGAACAATCTATATTACCTACTCCATGGGGGAATTTTTGTATTATTGGTTTTGAAGAACAAAAAAACGGAAAAAATCATATTGCTCTTATATATGGAAAGATTAAAAAAAATGTTCCTGTTTTATCAAGAATACATTCAGAATGTCTGACAGGAGATGCATTATTTAGTTTACGATGCGATTGCGGAGCACAACTAGAAATGTCTATGGAAAGAATTTCAAAAGAAGGAAGTGGAGTATTAATTTATCATCGTCAAGAAGGACGAAATATTGGCTTACTGAATAAAATAAAAGCATATGCTTTGCAAGATAAAGGATTAGATACTGTTCAGGCTAATCAAAAATTAGGTTTTTCTGCAGATGAAAGAGATTTTTCTATATGCGCAAGTATATTTAATATATTAAATATAAAAAAAATTCGTTTATTAACAAATAATCCATTTAAATTACAAATGCTTAGTGATGCTGGAATTAATATTGTTGAAAGAATTCCTTTGATTACTCAAAAAAATTCTAAAAATGCTGATTATTTACAAACTAAATCTGAAAAAATGGGTCATTTATTGTCTGAATAA
- the lipB gene encoding lipoyl(octanoyl) transferase LipB — translation MQKKIIFFRNLGIQNYLEVVQKMNYFTVSRNIYTFDEIWLVEHYSIFTQGALTKKNHILKLSNIPIVNTDRGGKITYHGPGQQILYFLIDLIRRKMSIRQLINIMHNVIIATLNYFSIPAYTNKDMPGVYVHKKKICSLGLRIKKGSTLHGLALNINMNLKPFEYIHPCGDINIKMTQIQEFNKNITIKHVQDILITKLAKYLEVCMINYQYKNSIMY, via the coding sequence TTGCAAAAAAAAATTATTTTTTTTCGTAATTTAGGCATACAAAATTATTTAGAAGTTGTTCAAAAAATGAATTATTTTACTGTATCGCGTAACATTTACACATTTGATGAAATTTGGTTAGTAGAACATTATTCTATTTTTACTCAAGGAGCGTTAACTAAAAAAAATCACATACTGAAATTAAGTAATATTCCAATCGTAAATACTGACAGAGGTGGAAAGATTACATATCATGGACCTGGACAACAAATATTATATTTTTTAATTGATTTAATACGTCGCAAAATGAGTATTCGTCAATTAATTAATATAATGCATAACGTCATAATTGCAACACTAAATTATTTTTCAATTCCAGCATATACCAATAAAGATATGCCAGGTGTTTATGTGCATAAAAAAAAAATATGTTCTTTAGGATTAAGAATTAAAAAAGGGTCAACATTGCATGGTTTAGCATTAAATATAAATATGAATTTAAAACCATTTGAATATATTCATCCTTGTGGAGATATAAATATTAAAATGACACAAATTCAAGAATTTAACAAAAATATTACTATAAAACATGTGCAAGATATATTAATTACAAAATTAGCTAAATATCTAGAAGTATGTATGATAAATTATCAATATAAAAATTCAATTATGTATTAA
- the lipA gene encoding lipoyl synthase — translation MKKKQDILSKPLTLKKINIININNTDTKLNKIPKPNWIKIQIPIETDRINHIKKTLRQNNLHSVCEEAQCPNLSECFNNGTTTFMILGSICTRNCPFCAVQHGKPRLVNTDEPSKLSHAILDMKINYVVITSVVRDDLYDGGAQHFVNCIKSIRKKNNVQIEILVPDFRGRINLILKIFNQGLPDIFNHNIENVPRMYKTIRPGANYKRSLLLLESFKKQYSHIPTKSGLMLGLGETYLEIIQVMKDLYSSGVELLTIGQYLQPSINHLPVKRYISPSEFDDIKNEALSIGFSNAFCGPFVRSSYHASLQSCASVNKL, via the coding sequence ATGAAAAAAAAACAGGATATTTTATCAAAACCTTTAACATTAAAAAAAATTAATATTATTAATATTAATAATACTGATACAAAACTAAATAAAATACCTAAACCCAATTGGATTAAGATTCAAATTCCTATAGAAACTGATCGAATTAATCACATAAAAAAAACTTTACGTCAAAATAATTTACATTCAGTTTGTGAAGAAGCACAATGTCCCAATTTATCAGAATGTTTTAACAATGGTACTACAACATTTATGATTCTTGGATCTATATGTACTAGAAATTGTCCATTTTGTGCAGTACAACATGGAAAACCTAGATTAGTTAATACAGATGAACCAAGTAAATTATCTCATGCTATTTTAGACATGAAAATTAATTATGTAGTCATTACATCAGTAGTGCGTGATGATTTATATGATGGCGGGGCTCAACATTTTGTTAATTGTATTAAATCAATTAGAAAGAAAAATAACGTACAAATTGAAATATTAGTACCTGATTTTCGAGGTAGAATAAATTTAATTTTAAAAATTTTTAATCAAGGACTTCCAGATATTTTTAATCATAATATCGAAAATGTACCTCGTATGTATAAAACAATTCGTCCCGGAGCGAATTATAAAAGATCTCTTTTATTATTAGAATCGTTCAAAAAACAATATTCTCATATACCAACAAAATCAGGATTGATGTTAGGTCTTGGTGAAACATATTTAGAAATTATACAAGTAATGAAAGATTTATATTCTAGTGGTGTGGAGTTATTGACAATTGGTCAGTATCTTCAGCCAAGTATAAATCATTTACCAGTAAAACGTTATATATCACCTTCAGAATTTGATGATATTAAAAATGAAGCATTATCTATTGGATTTTCTAATGCTTTCTGTGGTCCTTTTGTACGTTCATCTTATCATGCTAGTTTGCAATCATGTGCATCTGTAAACAAACTATAA
- the trpCF gene encoding bifunctional indole-3-glycerol-phosphate synthase TrpC/phosphoribosylanthranilate isomerase TrpF: MQDTILNKIIQDKQSWIEIRKKAQPLITFKNKINRKTRDFFNALKKKKPCFILEYKKTSPSLGTIRNNFNLLEISNVYKKYASAVSVLTDEQYFHGNLKFINIVRKNVTQPILCKDFFIDVYQIYLARYYKADAILLMLSILDNAKYQALSEIAQQLNMSVLTEVNNECELQRALQLNANIIGINNRNLHDLSIDLNRTRILASNIKKNKSKNNIIISESGIHKYSQIRELSQLVDGFLIGSHLMSQKNLEIGVRSIIFGRNKVCGLTRQIDIQYIEKYGAIYGGLIFIENSFRYITKEIAKKIIINNKLRYVGVFQNENIKIVSHIAQEISLYAIQLHGNENQEYINALRKILPKQIKIWKAFSINCTLPIRDLNNINMYIFDSSSGGSNTSFNWAILKNSILDNVILAGGINLDNIIRASYLNCAGLDLNSGVEIFPGVKDPKKIKLIFKKLRYY; encoded by the coding sequence ATGCAAGATACAATACTTAATAAAATTATACAAGATAAACAGTCTTGGATAGAGATTCGAAAAAAAGCACAACCTTTAATCACATTTAAAAATAAAATTAATAGAAAAACGCGCGATTTTTTTAATGCTTTAAAGAAAAAAAAACCATGTTTTATATTAGAGTATAAAAAAACATCTCCTTCTTTAGGTACAATAAGAAATAATTTTAATTTATTAGAAATTTCCAATGTTTATAAAAAATATGCTTCAGCTGTGTCAGTACTTACAGATGAGCAGTATTTTCATGGAAATTTAAAATTTATTAATATAGTACGAAAAAATGTCACTCAACCTATTTTATGCAAAGATTTTTTTATTGACGTATATCAAATTTATTTAGCTAGATATTATAAAGCTGATGCAATTTTACTAATGCTATCTATATTAGATAATGCAAAATATCAAGCACTATCAGAAATAGCACAACAGTTAAATATGAGTGTATTAACTGAAGTAAATAATGAATGCGAATTACAAAGAGCTCTTCAATTAAATGCTAATATTATTGGCATTAATAATCGAAATTTACATGATTTATCTATTGATTTAAATCGTACTCGTATATTAGCATCAAATATTAAAAAAAACAAAAGCAAAAATAACATCATTATTAGTGAGTCAGGTATTCATAAATATTCTCAAATTAGAGAACTGAGTCAATTGGTAGATGGTTTTTTAATTGGTTCTCATTTAATGTCTCAAAAAAATCTGGAGATAGGTGTTCGTTCTATAATATTTGGTCGTAATAAAGTTTGCGGATTAACTCGTCAGATCGATATACAATATATTGAAAAATATGGAGCAATTTATGGTGGCCTTATTTTTATAGAAAATTCTTTTCGTTATATTACTAAAGAAATTGCAAAAAAAATAATTATAAATAACAAATTAAGGTATGTAGGTGTATTTCAAAATGAAAATATTAAAATAGTTTCTCATATTGCTCAAGAAATTTCTTTATATGCAATTCAACTACATGGCAACGAAAATCAAGAGTATATTAATGCATTAAGAAAAATACTACCAAAACAAATAAAAATTTGGAAAGCTTTTTCTATTAACTGTACATTACCAATTCGTGATTTAAATAATATCAACATGTATATTTTTGACTCTTCTTCTGGAGGCAGTAATACATCTTTTAATTGGGCTATATTAAAAAATAGTATTTTAGATAATGTAATTCTAGCAGGAGGAATAAATTTAGATAATATTATTAGAGCTTCTTATCTAAACTGTGCAGGTCTAGATTTAAATTCTGGAGTAGAAATTTTTCCAGGAGTGAAAGATCCTAAAAAAATTAAATTAATTTTTAAAAAATTACGATATTATTAA
- the trpD gene encoding anthranilate phosphoribosyltransferase, translating to MQNILNKIYDSKLLNQEESYQLFKCVSSGRIKKIQLASILTAMKIRGESVDEIIGAIYAFLEDIQYFPKLNYIFSDIVGTGGDINNTINISTASAFVAAACGFKIVKHCNKAMSSKSGSSDLLSKFNINIHSSLEKSLQTLDKWNICFLFAPQYHNSFKYSNSVRKSLKIKTIFNLLGPFLNPARPPLTVIGVYNKKLINPFIKILKILKYQRAIVLHGNNTDEVTLCGVTYVSELLNQKIYSYELTSKNFGLETHPTRIFSINSIEENYHTIKKIMQGKGNRLDEELIAVNVAMIFKVFGYNNLKENTQLALNKIRSGIVYKNIKNIAEMLKEDKYARYNT from the coding sequence ATGCAAAATATTTTAAATAAAATTTATGATTCCAAATTGTTGAATCAAGAAGAAAGTTATCAATTATTTAAATGCGTTTCTTCTGGTCGTATAAAAAAAATACAATTAGCTTCTATATTAACAGCTATGAAAATACGAGGAGAGTCTGTTGATGAAATTATAGGAGCAATATATGCATTTTTAGAAGATATACAATATTTTCCAAAACTTAATTATATTTTTTCTGATATAGTAGGAACTGGTGGCGATATTAATAATACTATTAATATTTCTACTGCAAGTGCATTTGTAGCTGCAGCATGTGGTTTTAAAATAGTTAAACATTGTAATAAAGCTATGTCAAGTAAATCCGGTTCTTCTGATTTGTTAAGTAAATTTAATATTAATATTCATTCATCTTTAGAAAAATCTTTACAAACTTTAGATAAATGGAATATTTGTTTTTTATTTGCACCTCAATATCATAATAGTTTTAAATATTCTAATAGTGTACGAAAGTCTTTAAAAATTAAAACTATTTTTAATTTATTAGGACCTTTTCTTAATCCTGCACGACCTCCCTTAACTGTAATTGGTGTTTATAATAAAAAATTAATTAATCCCTTTATTAAAATTCTAAAAATTTTAAAATATCAACGAGCTATAGTATTACATGGCAATAATACTGATGAAGTCACTTTGTGTGGCGTTACTTACGTGTCTGAATTATTAAATCAAAAAATATATTCATATGAATTAACATCAAAAAATTTTGGTTTAGAAACACATCCTACAAGAATATTTAGCATAAATTCCATTGAAGAAAATTATCATACGATCAAGAAAATTATGCAAGGTAAGGGTAATAGATTAGATGAAGAATTAATAGCTGTTAACGTAGCTATGATATTTAAAGTATTTGGATATAATAATCTAAAAGAAAATACTCAATTAGCATTAAATAAAATTAGAAGTGGAATAGTATATAAAAATATCAAAAATATTGCTGAAATGCTAAAAGAAGATAAATATGCAAGATACAATACTTAA